The genomic window ATCAGCAATTGGATATTCTTTTACAATTATTCCAGATGAATGATATTCCTAAAATTCCCTATAAAGCAATGTTAACAAAACATAATATGAACTATACTTTTATTCAATTATATAAAAGTGTTCAAAATGAATATTGGCAGATGTCACAAATGAGTAGAACTGATTAGTTCTACTTTTTTGCTAAAAAAATCCTAAGCAGTTGCATACTTAGGATCACAAGTTAAATTCATTTGTAGATTTCTGAGGGTTGCCATATCTTTATTGCTAAGAATAACAGTTGAATGTATTTCGCAATCTTTTAACAATGGTAAAACCTCTAAACATTTTTTTGCATTAGGTTCAGTTGATGAAGCAATTGTAAGTGTTAATAAAACTTCATCAATATCTAATAGCGGATTTTTAATATTCAAATAATCATTCTTTAATGAAAGAATAGATTGCAGCATAGCAGGAGAAATTAATTCAATTTCCTGATGAATGCCAGCTAGATATTTCAAGGCATTCAATAATGCCGCACTAGAAGAACGTAATAATGAAGATGTTTTTCCACTAATCAGTTGTCCATCATTTAATTCAATAGCACAAGCAGGAACTTGCCTGATTTTGGCAACTTCTTTAGCCACAATTGCACATTTACGATTTTTCGCATCAACATTTGCCTGTGATAATAACATTTGCATTTTTTCTAATGATTTGTTGTTGATTTTACCCATTAGAAAATCAACTTGCGCATGATAATAACGTCTGACAATTTCTCGACAACTTGCATCTTTAGCGGCTTCATCATCAATAATTGCATAACCAGCCATGTTGACACCCATATCAGTTGGTGAAGCATAAGGTGATTCACCAAATATTTTTTTAAACATAGCATTTAAAACTGGGAAAATCTCGATATCACGATTATAATTGACAGTTGTTTCGTTATATTTTTCTAGATGGAATGGGTCAATCATATTCACATCATTTAAATCAATTGTTGCTGCTTCATAGGCTAAATTGACAGGATGCTTTAATGGTAAATTCCAAACTGGGAAAGTTTCAAACTTTGCATAACCAGCATGAATACCATGAAGGTGTTCATGATATAATTGAGATAAGCAAGTTGCCATTTTTCCTGAACCAGGTCCTGGAGCAGTCACAACAACCAAAGGTTTAGAAGTTGTGATATAATCATTTTTTCCAAATCCCTCAGATGAAATGATATGATCAACATCATGAGGATAACCTTCAATAGGATATTGCATAAAAACTTTTATCCCACTGTTTTCAATTTTTTTCTTAAATGTATCAGCAGCATTTTGATGCTGATATTGAGTAATTGTGACACTACCAACATATAAACCAACACGGTTGTATTCACCAATTAATCGTAACACTTCATCATCATATGAAATTCCTAAATCTCGTCTCACTTTATGACGCTCTAAATCTTTTGCACAAACAGCGATAATGACTTCTACTTTATCTTTTAAGGTAAGCAACATCTTTAGTTTACTGTCTGGTTCAAAGCCAGGCAAAACACGTGACGCATGATTATCATCAAAAAGCTTACCACCAAATTCTAAGTATAATTTATTATCGAATTGGTCAATTCTTTCTTGAATATGTTTTGATTGTAATTCTACATATAATTCATTACTAAATGCCTTTTTCATTCTCTTTCACTCCTAGATTTCATTATATAGAAATTGGATTGAAGATAAAGAAAATAATAAGATTTTGTCAAAATAAGAAATATTGTTTATTGTCAAAAATCTTGCATTTCAGTTTTTGGTGAGTTGTTATTGAAAAAGAAATGTGGTATATTGTAAAAGATAGAATATGTATAAAGGAGTCTAATTATGTTTACGATGATATTTTTGAGAATAGTACTAAATTTTATTGTAGCGTTTGTACTTGTCATGGTTGCCATGCCTAAGTCTATTCAATATTTAAAAAAGTTAAAGTTTGGTCAGGTAGAAAGAGAAGAAGGACTAGAGTCACACAAGGCAAAAGGTGGAACACCAACAATGGGGGGGATTGTCTTCATTTTATGTTCTGTTTTGGTTGTCTATGTATTGAATTTTTCATTTTTACAAAATCCTTATGTTCATTTAATGACATTTGCATTTGTGGGATTTGGATTGATCGGTTTTTTAGATGATTATTTAATTGTTGTCAGAAAGACAAATGATGGATTAAAGCCATTATATAAATATGCCTTACAATCAGTTGTTGCGATTGCATTTTATATTTTAGCAAAATATTTTATTCCTGATTTTGATACAGCAATTTCTATTCCTTTATTACATATAAATGTAGATTTAGGATGGTTTTATCCAGTTTTAGTTTATTTCATGTTTACTTCTGG from Candidatus Stoquefichus sp. SB1 includes these protein-coding regions:
- a CDS encoding DUF1846 domain-containing protein — protein: MKKAFSNELYVELQSKHIQERIDQFDNKLYLEFGGKLFDDNHASRVLPGFEPDSKLKMLLTLKDKVEVIIAVCAKDLERHKVRRDLGISYDDEVLRLIGEYNRVGLYVGSVTITQYQHQNAADTFKKKIENSGIKVFMQYPIEGYPHDVDHIISSEGFGKNDYITTSKPLVVVTAPGPGSGKMATCLSQLYHEHLHGIHAGYAKFETFPVWNLPLKHPVNLAYEAATIDLNDVNMIDPFHLEKYNETTVNYNRDIEIFPVLNAMFKKIFGESPYASPTDMGVNMAGYAIIDDEAAKDASCREIVRRYYHAQVDFLMGKINNKSLEKMQMLLSQANVDAKNRKCAIVAKEVAKIRQVPACAIELNDGQLISGKTSSLLRSSSAALLNALKYLAGIHQEIELISPAMLQSILSLKNDYLNIKNPLLDIDEVLLTLTIASSTEPNAKKCLEVLPLLKDCEIHSTVILSNKDMATLRNLQMNLTCDPKYATA
- the mraY gene encoding phospho-N-acetylmuramoyl-pentapeptide-transferase, with amino-acid sequence MFTMIFLRIVLNFIVAFVLVMVAMPKSIQYLKKLKFGQVEREEGLESHKAKGGTPTMGGIVFILCSVLVVYVLNFSFLQNPYVHLMTFAFVGFGLIGFLDDYLIVVRKTNDGLKPLYKYALQSVVAIAFYILAKYFIPDFDTAISIPLLHINVDLGWFYPVLVYFMFTSGSNAVNLTDGLDGLATGLSMIATSVFVIFAIMNKNYEIAIYAMIIVGALLGFMYFNYHPARIFMGDTGSLALGGMLAALAVLTNQELLFILIGGVFLMETLSVIIQVVSFKTRGKRVFKMAPIHHHFEMLGWSEQQVVISFWFLGFICGIISIVLGVM